One genomic segment of Trichococcus shcherbakoviae includes these proteins:
- the istA gene encoding IS21 family transposase produces MIQYRKILELHFNAISQRTISTSVGSSRNTVSDVVKRAKNLGLERLTDTMTNQWLEELLFPEKQAIEKGYSPPDWEKVHKELQKKNITLKLLHTEYSQQTRDGKKIPYAYRTFAENYGKYAKKHKATMPIRRKPGEVLEVDWAGSTLFINDRESGGKLTVYIFVATLPYSQYSYVEGFLDMKSASWLTGHIHAFEYFGGVSESLVPDNLKTGVTKALRGEPILNEAYRELADYYQTVIVPGRVRSPKDKASVEGTVGFISRQIIAALRHFQCFDLQDLNQQIWKKLNEINEEPFQKRPGSRRKVFDEEESSYLHPLRQTRFKLSEWRIAKVQPNYHIQVERMYYSVPYEYIQSDVDVRLSKDLIEVYFKEVRIASHKRLSGETGQFSTFSEHMPDNHRLYLEHTPEKNLEWAKSIGTNMGVFAEALLKNSSEKRALNQLMSLRSIGKKYSKEELDLAAQNLLLASSNPTVSVFKTILQRNKKREKEKDNGTLTEHQTDNN; encoded by the coding sequence GGAAGCTCCCGAAATACAGTTTCAGATGTCGTCAAACGTGCTAAAAATCTTGGATTAGAGCGATTGACGGACACCATGACTAACCAATGGCTTGAAGAGCTTCTCTTCCCAGAGAAGCAAGCAATTGAGAAAGGATATTCCCCACCAGATTGGGAAAAGGTTCATAAAGAATTACAGAAGAAAAACATCACATTGAAGCTACTCCATACGGAGTATTCTCAACAAACCCGTGATGGTAAAAAGATCCCCTATGCTTATCGAACTTTTGCAGAGAACTATGGAAAGTATGCGAAGAAACATAAAGCGACTATGCCTATTCGAAGAAAGCCTGGAGAAGTGTTAGAGGTAGATTGGGCCGGATCGACGTTGTTCATTAATGACCGTGAAAGTGGAGGGAAGTTAACTGTATATATTTTCGTAGCAACGCTCCCTTACAGTCAATACAGTTATGTAGAAGGGTTTTTAGACATGAAGTCTGCCAGTTGGCTAACTGGACACATTCACGCATTCGAATACTTTGGCGGGGTTTCGGAATCATTAGTTCCTGATAATTTGAAAACGGGAGTCACGAAAGCTTTACGAGGAGAACCTATTCTCAATGAAGCATATCGAGAGCTGGCTGACTATTATCAAACGGTTATCGTGCCTGGAAGAGTTCGAAGTCCCAAGGACAAAGCTAGTGTAGAAGGAACCGTTGGTTTTATTTCTCGGCAAATTATAGCTGCTCTGCGTCACTTTCAATGTTTTGACTTACAAGACTTGAATCAACAAATTTGGAAAAAACTAAATGAGATCAACGAGGAACCTTTTCAGAAAAGGCCAGGTTCAAGAAGAAAAGTGTTTGACGAAGAGGAGAGCTCCTACCTTCACCCACTCCGCCAAACACGATTCAAGTTATCCGAATGGAGAATTGCAAAGGTTCAACCAAATTATCACATTCAAGTTGAACGCATGTACTATTCCGTTCCTTACGAATATATCCAAAGCGATGTTGATGTCCGTCTCTCTAAGGATTTAATTGAAGTATACTTCAAAGAAGTGCGGATTGCATCCCATAAACGACTATCAGGGGAAACCGGTCAATTCTCAACTTTTTCAGAACATATGCCGGATAATCATCGTCTGTACTTGGAACACACACCTGAAAAGAATCTAGAGTGGGCGAAATCGATCGGAACAAACATGGGAGTATTTGCGGAGGCTCTACTTAAAAATAGTTCCGAAAAAAGGGCCTTAAATCAATTGATGAGTTTGCGCAGCATAGGGAAGAAATATTCTAAGGAAGAGCTGGATCTCGCTGCCCAAAACCTACTCCTTGCTTCTTCTAACCCTACGGTTAGTGTGTTTAAAACCATTCTTCAGAGAAATAAA